agatctgggggtcgatatcacaccgaacctatccccagaggcccataaaaaggatatcatcagcggcatatgctagactggccaatataagaactgcctttagaaacttgtgtaaggaatccttcaggaccctgtataccacttatgtaagaccaatcctggagtatgcagctccagcctggagtccataccttgttaaacacaagaagaagtagagaagattcagaggtaagccaccagactggtcccggaactgagaggaatgagttacgaggaaaggttaagggagctgaacctcacaaccctggaaaacagaagagtaaggggagacatgataaccacctataaaattttcagggggaattgacagggtggacaaagacaaactctttagcgcgggtggaacacgaacaaggggacacaggtggaaacttagtacccagatgagccacagagacgttagaaagaattttttcagtgtcagggtagttaacaaatggaatgcattgggtagtgttgtggtggaggcagactgcatacacagtttcaaatgtaaatatgatagagcccagtaggctcaggaatctgtacactagctgattgacagtggagaggcgggaccaaagagccagagctcaacccccgcaaatacaactaggtgagtacacacacaagcttAGGAGGCAGCTATTAATGACAATGCTAGAAGAGGCTGTAGAGCACAGGAGATGAGCTGCATGGTCAACAAACCCTCAAACACACAAATAAAACACTCGGAAGACGAAAGAGAACAGGAGAGTAATGCAAGGATAGATATATGGAGTTCACTGATTATTCACCTGGCTGTCACTCGCCACCTGGCATTCTCTCGCCACCTGGCATTTACTCGCCACCTGGCTGTCACTCACCACCTGGCTGTCACTCACCACCTGGCTGTCACTCACCGCCCCACCTCCGGTGACAGAAGCAGTACGTCACAACAGCGACAACCACGACGACAGCGACTGCAACGACTACCGctaccaccaccatgacccagGGTCGTGACGGACACACCGTCGTTCTTGACGTCACCCACTGCGACGACCCCCGGGACGACACCTCCACCCACAGCACCCAGTTTAAGTTCCACCAATATTTAGTTGGGTAGTCTGAGTAGGCTCCGTCAACCCACACACGGAGTGCCCAGTGGTCAGGGCCGAATTGATCATTGCGCATCAACTCTATGGTCAGGTTGTACCAGTGGCAGACGTCTGTCGCCCTCAGGGCACTCGCTGTCAACAGTTGGGTATGAGAACCAGTGGTCAGGTTCCCGAATTTTCTGCTGACGGAGGATAGAAGGCTATTAACGTTGCTGCGAACCTTTTCCAGAGGGCCTTGGAAGAGCCAGTTCTTGACTCCCTGCCACAGGTGCTCAGGGAGGGTGCTGACGTCTTCAGGAGCACTAGCGAGCTTAGCCAAGCCCACGGTGATGTTTAGGGAGAAGGCGCCTCCTGGCTTGACGAAAAGAGTCAGGTTGTGGTCCTTCTGAGTTGATCTTTTCACCAGAATGTAGTTACTGGAGGAGTTTAAGGTGAGGTCTGGCTCACAACCACTGGTACTCTTGGTCTCCAAGAGGCAAGTATCTCCGGCAGGCGAAGATGCTGGAGATGACAGGTCTTGGCAGAGAATGAAGAGGAATGCCGTAGGCACAAGACGCCAGCTGATCACCATTGTGTCAGCTGCTGTACACCTTCCCCTGCAGGTGTGTACTATGACACCCAGTAATCACCTCAGCGTCCTACAAACCCACCAGACGTTACACTACACCACAACCTCACTTAAAGACAATACCTTAAACATGCCAAGTGAACCAACATGTCGCTCTCATcccacacctgctacagccaTACTGCTTCACCCGCTCATAGTCTAGTTTATAAGACTCAGTAAATGTGAGAGAGAGGAAGATATATCACAGGGTTGAGAGAGCGGCCGTGTGATGGCAACCGTGGCACTCCACGCGATGCTCTGCAGGTCACGCCTTCACAGATAATGCCATTGGACGTTTCCGCTAGACGGTGGAAATCCCCAAGATGCGACAGTTCACCCACATTGTGTATACGTACCGTCGGTCGTACCTCGGCTCCCGTACCCTGCTAAGGTACAGGTACGACCCGTTGTGTCCTCAAGCATCTTATGTTCAGGGGACACTGACCATAAACACCACTCTAAAACCGGTTACCAACCAGTTCTGATTTGATAAACGGCAAATGTGAAGTGGTTTGAGTTAGCCATAATCGTACACAGTGCAACTCATCTGAGCTTAT
This genomic stretch from Procambarus clarkii isolate CNS0578487 chromosome 5, FALCON_Pclarkii_2.0, whole genome shotgun sequence harbors:
- the LOC123748022 gene encoding uncharacterized protein, whose product is MVISWRLVPTAFLFILCQDLSSPASSPAGDTCLLETKSTSGCEPDLTLNSSSNYILVKRSTQKDHNLTLFVKPGGAFSLNITVGLAKLASAPEDVSTLPEHLWQGVKNWLFQGPLEKVRSNVNSLLSSVSRKFGNLTTGSHTQLLTASALRATDVCHWYNLTIELMRNDQFGPDHWALRVWVDGAYSDYPTKYWWNLNWVLWVEVSSRGSSQWVTSRTTVCPSRPWVMVVVAVVVAVAVVVVVAVVTYCFCHRRWGASTLPNDPVTPGTPPPPAGQGKEEKVRKVTLLGVSRAVTPNASGWTFFKVTRGDKGTGTPLLEWPF